In a single window of the Massilia oculi genome:
- a CDS encoding DUF305 domain-containing protein: MRTLAILLAASCTNVAAQDAHHGHGVPATAGAPAFQAAGTRSFDQLMADAMAVMDDGMRRAPMNGRAEHDFITMMIPHHQGAVDMAKAVLLHTHDPALRNLALGIIAEQQNEINLMRAWLLHNQNKEGQP; this comes from the coding sequence ATGCGCACCCTTGCAATCTTGCTTGCAGCCAGCTGCACGAACGTCGCCGCCCAGGACGCGCACCATGGCCATGGCGTACCGGCCACCGCCGGCGCACCGGCCTTCCAGGCGGCCGGCACCCGGTCTTTCGACCAGCTGATGGCAGATGCGATGGCGGTGATGGACGATGGCATGCGCCGGGCGCCGATGAATGGCCGGGCGGAGCACGACTTCATCACGATGATGATTCCCCATCACCAGGGCGCCGTCGACATGGCCAAGGCAGTCCTCCTGCACACGCACGACCCGGCCTTGCGCAACCTGGCGCTCGGGATCATCGCGGAGCAGCAGAACGAGATCAACCTGATGCGCGCCTGGCTGCTGCACAACCAGAACAAGGAAGGACAACCATGA
- a CDS encoding CzcE family metal-binding protein, with amino-acid sequence MKTIALLVSLGFAAQVCAAAPSASDYGSPATPESPGRLVKVKADTRNINVYDGETVHFVLDDQRIGWNFNTRTREAVLDLETIAPAGTAVGKVRIWVLPNPIYQG; translated from the coding sequence ATGAAAACCATCGCCCTGCTTGTTTCCCTCGGTTTTGCCGCCCAGGTCTGCGCCGCCGCGCCATCGGCGTCGGACTACGGCAGCCCTGCGACCCCTGAATCACCCGGCCGCCTCGTCAAGGTAAAAGCCGATACCCGTAACATCAACGTATATGACGGCGAGACCGTGCATTTCGTGCTGGACGATCAACGCATCGGTTGGAACTTCAACACCCGCACCCGGGAAGCCGTGCTCGATCTCGAGACGATCGCCCCCGCAGGCACGGCCGTCGGGAAGGTGCGCATCTGGGTTCTTCCCAACCCCATCTACCAGGGCTGA